The Gimibacter soli genome includes a region encoding these proteins:
- a CDS encoding peptidoglycan D,D-transpeptidase FtsI family protein — MNAAAFVMDPTRSGYVPSKRRGDEQPVRSQLDMARGRLFAVMLLFLVGFMVMIGRTVELGMRENARPRSFAGQVEVPPVKVGRADIRDRNGEIMATNLRTSSLFADATQIRDAAGAAHDLVKILPQLSLADVESKLASGKKFVWLHRKLTPRQKWQVNALGNPAFRFEEEEERVYPHGRLASHIMGYVDVDGRGLGGVEHFFEDRLADPDRQKDALKLSIDMRVQYALADELETARRVHSAIGAAGLVFDVKTGEVVALVSLPDYDPNDIRGVSADQLFNRVTQGVYELGSTFKTFTFASALDQGVATLEDGYDATKPLVVGRFRIRDDHPKNRYLTVPEIFAFSSNIGTAQMALDVGTDGQRDFLEKLGMLRPSTVELTEVGAPMYPAPQQWKKISTMTISYGHGIAVSPLQLAVGTAAIVNGGRLIPATLVADSDGYKNATQVISEKTSHTMNVLLRMVVKKGTAGRADAVGYRVGGKTGTAEKPANGRYNRKALISSFMGVFPMDDPNYVVFALLDEPKGTKETYGFASGGWTAAPVVRNVVLRTAPLLGVAPEGEDEGLYQQVAMKINDKKGH, encoded by the coding sequence GGCCGCACGGTCGAGCTTGGCATGCGTGAAAACGCCCGTCCGCGCAGCTTTGCGGGGCAGGTGGAAGTGCCGCCGGTGAAAGTGGGCCGCGCCGATATCCGCGACCGCAACGGCGAGATCATGGCGACCAACCTGCGCACGTCCTCGCTTTTTGCCGATGCCACGCAAATCCGCGATGCCGCTGGCGCTGCGCATGATCTTGTGAAAATCCTGCCGCAGCTCTCGCTCGCCGATGTGGAAAGCAAGCTGGCGTCGGGCAAGAAATTCGTCTGGCTGCACCGCAAGCTGACGCCGCGCCAGAAGTGGCAGGTCAATGCGCTTGGCAATCCCGCCTTCCGCTTCGAAGAAGAAGAAGAGCGCGTGTATCCGCATGGTCGGCTTGCTTCGCACATCATGGGCTATGTGGATGTGGACGGGCGCGGCCTTGGCGGCGTCGAGCATTTCTTTGAGGACCGCCTTGCCGATCCTGACCGCCAGAAAGACGCGCTGAAGCTTTCGATCGACATGCGGGTCCAGTATGCGCTCGCCGACGAGTTGGAAACCGCGCGCCGGGTGCATAGCGCCATCGGGGCGGCGGGCCTTGTATTCGATGTGAAAACCGGCGAAGTGGTGGCGCTCGTTTCCCTGCCGGACTATGATCCCAATGACATTCGCGGCGTTTCGGCAGACCAGCTTTTCAACCGGGTGACGCAGGGCGTGTACGAGCTTGGCTCCACCTTCAAGACCTTCACCTTCGCCTCGGCGCTGGATCAGGGCGTTGCGACGCTCGAAGATGGCTATGACGCCACCAAGCCGCTTGTTGTTGGCCGCTTCCGCATTCGTGATGACCACCCGAAGAACCGGTATCTGACGGTGCCGGAAATCTTCGCTTTCTCGTCCAACATCGGCACGGCCCAGATGGCGCTCGATGTGGGCACCGACGGGCAGCGCGATTTCCTTGAAAAGCTCGGCATGCTCCGCCCCTCGACTGTGGAGCTGACCGAGGTCGGCGCGCCGATGTACCCGGCGCCCCAGCAGTGGAAGAAGATTTCCACCATGACCATTTCCTACGGTCATGGCATCGCGGTCAGCCCCCTGCAGCTGGCTGTCGGCACCGCCGCAATTGTGAACGGCGGGCGGCTCATTCCCGCCACACTCGTCGCCGATTCTGATGGCTACAAGAACGCCACACAGGTGATCAGCGAGAAAACCAGCCATACGATGAATGTGCTTCTGCGCATGGTCGTCAAGAAGGGCACGGCAGGCCGCGCTGACGCGGTGGGTTACCGGGTGGGTGGCAAGACGGGCACGGCCGAGAAGCCGGCCAATGGCCGCTACAACAGGAAGGCGCTGATCTCCTCCTTCATGGGGGTCTTCCCGATGGATGACCCGAACTATGTGGTCTTCGCGCTTCTTGATGAGCCGAAGGGCACGAAAGAGACCTACGGCTTCGCGTCGGGCGGCTGGACGGCGGCACCGGTGGTCCGGAACGTGGTTCTGCGTACGGCGCCGCTTCTGGGTGTGGCGCCGGAAGGTGAAGACGAAGGCCTGTATCAGCAGGTCGCGATGAAGATTAACGACAAAAAAGGCCATTAG